The following nucleotide sequence is from Gaiellales bacterium.
ATCGGGGTGCTCACGATCAGCCCGTCACACCCGGCCAGCCGTTCCCACAGCCACCACGCGTCATCCGGCTCGGCACCCTCGGCGGCGCCGCTTGGCAGTCTGAGCTCATCGAGCCGGACGAGCTCGACCTGCGCGCCTTCCGCCTCGGCGGCCCGCAGCGCGGCCTTCAGCAGGATCTCCGCGCTGCCGTGCGGCTGGCCGCAGCCCAGCCCGAGCACGGTACCGCTCACCGGCATCATCGAATCCCTCCCGGGACTGGAATCTTCACTCTATGGAAGTTACTATCTTACAGTGAGAACGAAAGGCTCGCGAGGCCGGCTGGACGGCAAGCGGGCGCTCATCTCTGGCACCGGCGGCGGGATCGGGCGGGCCACGGCGCTGCTCTGCGCGCGGGAGGGCGCCCACGTGGTGGGCTGTGACCTGCACCCGCAGTCGTCCGAGGAGACGGCCGGGCTGGCCCGGGCTGGCGGCGGGCGGATGGACGCGATCGCCCCGGTCGACCTGGCCTCCGAGGAGGGCGCCCGGCGGTGGGTCGAGGCCGCGGTGGACCTCGCCGGGGGAATCGACATCCTGGTCAACAACGCGTCGGCGATCCGGTTCGGCCCGATCGGCGAGCTCTCCTTCGCCGACTGGTCGTTCACCATCAGGAACGAGCTCGATATCGTCTTCCTTGTCACCCGGGCGGCCTGGCCGCACCTGGTCGCCGCCGGCGGCGGGTCGATCGTGAACGTCGCGTCGATCACCGCCTCGCGTGGCGCCTTCTTCATGCCGCAGAACGCACACGGCGCCGCCAAGGGCGGCGTGCTCGCCCTGACCTACCAGCTGGTCGTCGAGGGCGGCCCGCACGGCATCCGGGTCAACGCGGTCAGCCCGGCGATGACCGAGACGCCGCAGACCGCCCCGCTGCTGCACGACCCCGACGGCCCGGCCGCGAGCATCGCCGCCCGGGTGCCGCTGGGCCGGTGGGGGCAGCCGGAGGACGTCGCCCAGGCAATCTTGTTCCTCTGCTCGGACGAGGCGTCCCATGTGAGCGGCGCGAACATCCCCGTCGACGGCGGCGCGGCGGTGGTGGGGTGACGGCTTGGCGCGATGGTGGGGTGACGGATTGGCGCGATGGTGGGGTGACGGCCAGCGTGGCGGAGGCGCGCAGACGGCTCGCCGGGCGGCTGCTCCTGCGCGGCGAGCCCGGGTACGAGCAGGCTCGCGTCGGCCGCGTCTTCAACGCGAGGCGGCCCGACCGGTTCCCGGCGGCGGTGCTGCTCGCGGCCGACGAGAACGACGTCATCGCGGGTATCCGGCTGGCGGCCGAACGCGGGTGGACGGTCTCGGTGCGCTCCGGCGGGCATTCCTGGGCGGTGTGGAGCCTGCGCGACGACGCCCTGCTGATCGACCTGGGCGCGATGCGCGACATGGCGTACGAGCCGGGCAGCGGTGTCGTCTCGGCGCGCCCCGCGGTGCAGGGCGGCCTGGAGCTCGCGCCGTTCCTGGCCGAACGGGGCCGGGCGTTCCCCGGCGGCCACTGCGCGACGGTCGGCCTCGGCGGCTTCCTGCTGCAGGGCGGGCAGGGCTGGGACAGCCGGGCGCGCGGATGGGCCTGCCAGAGCGTGGTGGGCCTGGACGTCGTGACGGCCGACGGCAGGCTGGTCCGCGCGGACGCCGGGCAGAACTGCGACCTGCTCTGGGCGGCGCGCGGGGCCGGCCCGGGCTTTCCCGGCGTGATCACCAGGTTCCGGCTGCAGACCTACCCGGCGCCGCGCGCGATGTGGCACGACACCTGGACGATCCGCCTCGACGACACGGTAAAGCTGCTCGGCTGGCTGCACGACGTGCTGCCCGGTCTCGACCGCCGGGTCGAGCCGGTCGTCGCGGCCACCCGGCTGCCGGACGTCCCGCTGTACGACGGCGCGGAGCGCCCGGACGGGACCGTCCTGCTCCTGCACACCACGGTGATGGCCGACTCCGACGCCGAGGCGCTCGCGCTGCTCGCGCCGCTCCAGGACGGCCCGCTGGCCGGCCGTGAACTCGGCCACATCCAGGGCCGGACCAGCGTGCTGGAGGAGAACGCCGCGCAGACGGCGCAGAACCCCGAGGGCCACCGGTACGTCGTCGACTGCACCTGGACCGACGCATCGGCCGCCGTCCTGGCCCCGATGCTGCAGGCGCTGTGGAGCGAGTTGGACACCGAGCACTCGTTCTCCATCTGGTACGGGTGGGCGCCGCCTAAGGAATCCCGGCCCGACATGGCGTTCTCGGTGGAGGCCAACGTGTACGTGGCGACGTACGCGATCTACACCGACCCGGCCGACGACGCGAGGTACTCCGGCTGGGTGCACCGCCGGACGGCCGAACTGGCCGCCGCCTGCGGCGCCGGCGTCTACCTGGGCGACACCGACTTCATCCGGCGGCAGGACCGGTTCATGTCCGACGACGCGTACCGCCGCCTGGCCGCGATCCAGGCCGAACGTGACCCAGGCGGCCGCTTCGCGTCCTACCTGACCTCCGACGCCGAAGGGCTGAACGTCCATGGCTGAGATGACCGCCCGGCTGGACCACGTCGGGCTGGCGGTGGCCGACCTCGGGTCGGCCGCCGCGTGGTACTGCGACGTGCTCGGGCTGGTGCCGGAGCTGTCCCTGCGGGTCGACGCGATCGACCTGAGCATCGAGATGCTCATCCACCCGGCGTTCGGCTACCGCGTCGAGTTGCTGCACCGCCCGGGCACCGGCGCCGGGGTTCCGGGCCGGCCGGCTCATCCCGCGGAGGCGGCGCTGCGCGCGGGGTACGGTCACGTGGCCTTCGCCGTCGCCGACCTTGACGCCGCATACGACCACGCCGTCGCATGGGGGGCGCGGCCGGTCATGCCGCCGTGCCCGGCGCCGGAACCCGGGGTGCGGATGGCCTTCGTCGCCGATCCCGAGGGCAACCTCATCGAGCTTCTGGATAGAGGGAGAAAGCAATGAACCGGATCATCTTCACCGGCGGCCAGGTCTTCGACGGCACCGGCACGCCACCGGTACCGGCCGACGTCGTGGTCAGGGGCAACCGGGTGGAAACCGTGCGGCCCGGCGGCGGAACCGTAGCCGAGCCGGGCGACCAGGTGGTCGACTGCGCCGGCGCGACGGTCATGCCCGGCCTGGTCGAGTCGCACTGTCACCTGACGTTCCCGTCCGCGCTCGGCCACATCGACCCGTCGTTCAACCCGCCGCTGGACGTCAGCTTCTTCCGCCACATGCCGACGCCCGACGAGCACCTCGCGATCGCCGAGCGCAACGCGAAGATCCTGCTCGACCACGGCTTCACCAGTGCCTATTCGGCTGGCTCGCTCACGCCCGTGCCGACTGAGGTGCGGCTGCGCGAGGCCATCGCCGCGGGCGCCACGCCGGGCCCGCGGCTGCGGGCCGCGTCGTTCGAGCGCGACAACAACCCGGTGCAGATGGGCCCGGACGGCCCTCGCCCGAAGAAGACAGGGCCGGAAGGGGTGAGGGAGTTCATCGCCGAGCAGGCGGCGATCGGCTTCGACAGCGTCAAGCTGCTGATGAGCAACGACGACGTCTTCACCGAAGGCGGCTCGATGATCACCCAGTACGGCCCGGACGAAGCCCGGGCCGCCGGGGAGCAGGCCCGCGAGTCCGGTGTCTGGCTGAACTGCCACGCCCAGGCGCCGGAGTCGATCAAGCTGGCGGTGCGCAACGGGTTCCGCTCGGTCTACCACTGCACCTACGCCGACGCCGAGGCGATCGACCTGCTCGAAGAGCACAAGGAGTC
It contains:
- a CDS encoding SDR family NAD(P)-dependent oxidoreductase yields the protein MRTKGSRGRLDGKRALISGTGGGIGRATALLCAREGAHVVGCDLHPQSSEETAGLARAGGGRMDAIAPVDLASEEGARRWVEAAVDLAGGIDILVNNASAIRFGPIGELSFADWSFTIRNELDIVFLVTRAAWPHLVAAGGGSIVNVASITASRGAFFMPQNAHGAAKGGVLALTYQLVVEGGPHGIRVNAVSPAMTETPQTAPLLHDPDGPAASIAARVPLGRWGQPEDVAQAILFLCSDEASHVSGANIPVDGGAAVVG
- a CDS encoding FAD-binding oxidoreductase, encoding MTASVAEARRRLAGRLLLRGEPGYEQARVGRVFNARRPDRFPAAVLLAADENDVIAGIRLAAERGWTVSVRSGGHSWAVWSLRDDALLIDLGAMRDMAYEPGSGVVSARPAVQGGLELAPFLAERGRAFPGGHCATVGLGGFLLQGGQGWDSRARGWACQSVVGLDVVTADGRLVRADAGQNCDLLWAARGAGPGFPGVITRFRLQTYPAPRAMWHDTWTIRLDDTVKLLGWLHDVLPGLDRRVEPVVAATRLPDVPLYDGAERPDGTVLLLHTTVMADSDAEALALLAPLQDGPLAGRELGHIQGRTSVLEENAAQTAQNPEGHRYVVDCTWTDASAAVLAPMLQALWSELDTEHSFSIWYGWAPPKESRPDMAFSVEANVYVATYAIYTDPADDARYSGWVHRRTAELAAACGAGVYLGDTDFIRRQDRFMSDDAYRRLAAIQAERDPGGRFASYLTSDAEGLNVHG
- a CDS encoding VOC family protein; amino-acid sequence: MAEMTARLDHVGLAVADLGSAAAWYCDVLGLVPELSLRVDAIDLSIEMLIHPAFGYRVELLHRPGTGAGVPGRPAHPAEAALRAGYGHVAFAVADLDAAYDHAVAWGARPVMPPCPAPEPGVRMAFVADPEGNLIELLDRGRKQ
- a CDS encoding amidohydrolase family protein; protein product: MNRIIFTGGQVFDGTGTPPVPADVVVRGNRVETVRPGGGTVAEPGDQVVDCAGATVMPGLVESHCHLTFPSALGHIDPSFNPPLDVSFFRHMPTPDEHLAIAERNAKILLDHGFTSAYSAGSLTPVPTEVRLREAIAAGATPGPRLRAASFERDNNPVQMGPDGPRPKKTGPEGVREFIAEQAAIGFDSVKLLMSNDDVFTEGGSMITQYGPDEARAAGEQARESGVWLNCHAQAPESIKLAVRNGFRSVYHCTYADAEAIDLLEEHKESIFLSPAVGIMWANVHEGAEYGIDTAMAEKMGSVKALRAMTELYPELRKRGLRVLPGGDYGFPNNPIGRNARDLELFVRLFGYSPAEALRA